Proteins from a genomic interval of Candidatus Fokinia cryptica:
- the bamA gene encoding outer membrane protein assembly factor BamA — MKCFKRSTLLLLLFLSLIVSCDANAITEDAAISTESVKLIVTGNKILSSSAVVHYFALPKRKAVTEQLINNSIKKLYNTGFFKDVKVQFDAKEQSIVINVKEVPIVNSVLFRGNKNISDSTLRNFMKTKPGTPYSYQRSWSDSQILKQVFREKGYFEATVTPKFVMLDDVRINVIYYIHEGSAPSVVAINFIGNKAFSDAGLKDVISMKEKTWYRAMVDNHIVKHSTVVSDAQRVKEFYEDAGYIDCEITNTEVAILPEKKGALVTYVVDEGVRYVVRNVNVNLQKKVDFSDLIKRINLRKGESVSIRKIKALQEALKEKMHEVGYAFSKVSYEIIKDGNQVDIRFNIAESSYVYVNNIIIDGNSKTKDFVVRKELEIGEGDPFKMEYVNASVSNIRSLDIFDDIDASIIPQQNDKADLKLTVKEKSTAKMQLQLAYGGMDSTGKSKFSGLIELVERNFLGTGKIIDIRFAAGPAPGMMNSTANVAPSFATDFTYTDPYFLERDLMWQFGAFYNTTPYYAEKENAQHTKEWQQSQYDIVRKGLFTKFIFPITKYCDAGLGYILKGDDINNKKNDISAYIRAETSPYVVSAVTSSLTYRKVFYRGKLPDGYSLGIFPEFAGLGGNGYYQKYDVNTGFYLPVIDRKFLIYTKVNGGMISAFGDNKVSVANGFMLGAPKIRGFQPNGICPRDKLYSDSLGAKKYFTGSVEVIYPLKMAKELDIDLRGFMDFGTCWDIDIPTDTWRKMGYFKKDGKIPSKSEMKKEVEECKTNPATQQCYEAEQNSYFRYDINPYDGYYNSKAIRGGIGVGLSIKLPFLGTISFDYAIPLNAQEGDLQQRFFIYGSAAY; from the coding sequence ATGAAGTGCTTTAAAAGATCTACTCTTTTGCTTCTGTTATTTCTTTCTCTTATTGTTAGCTGTGACGCTAATGCAATAACAGAAGATGCTGCGATTTCAACAGAAAGCGTGAAATTGATTGTTACTGGTAATAAAATATTGTCTTCTAGTGCTGTTGTACACTATTTTGCATTACCAAAGCGAAAAGCTGTTACAGAACAACTGATAAATAATTCGATTAAGAAGTTATATAATACCGGATTTTTTAAAGATGTTAAGGTGCAATTTGATGCAAAAGAGCAGTCAATAGTTATTAATGTAAAGGAAGTTCCAATAGTGAACTCTGTACTGTTTCGTGGTAATAAAAATATTAGCGATTCTACATTGCGAAATTTTATGAAAACAAAGCCAGGTACGCCTTATAGTTACCAGAGGAGTTGGAGTGATTCGCAAATATTGAAACAAGTATTTAGAGAAAAAGGATATTTTGAAGCTACAGTTACTCCGAAATTTGTAATGCTCGATGATGTAAGAATAAATGTAATATACTATATACACGAGGGTAGTGCTCCGTCCGTAGTTGCTATAAATTTTATTGGAAATAAAGCATTTTCGGATGCGGGGCTGAAAGATGTCATTTCGATGAAGGAAAAGACGTGGTATCGTGCTATGGTTGATAATCATATAGTGAAGCATAGTACTGTAGTGTCTGATGCTCAGAGAGTGAAGGAATTTTATGAAGATGCTGGATACATAGATTGCGAAATCACTAATACTGAAGTGGCTATTTTGCCAGAAAAAAAAGGAGCACTTGTTACTTACGTGGTGGATGAAGGAGTGAGATATGTAGTAAGGAATGTGAATGTGAATCTTCAGAAAAAAGTGGATTTTTCTGATTTGATAAAAAGAATTAATCTCAGAAAAGGAGAGTCAGTTTCTATTAGAAAAATAAAAGCCCTTCAAGAGGCGCTTAAGGAGAAGATGCATGAAGTCGGATACGCTTTTAGTAAGGTATCTTATGAAATAATTAAAGATGGTAATCAGGTTGATATCCGTTTTAACATTGCAGAAAGTAGTTATGTTTATGTAAATAATATTATAATAGACGGCAATTCGAAGACTAAGGATTTCGTAGTAAGAAAAGAATTGGAGATAGGTGAGGGTGATCCTTTTAAGATGGAATATGTTAATGCCTCCGTTTCTAATATCAGATCCCTTGATATATTTGATGACATAGATGCAAGTATTATCCCTCAGCAAAATGATAAGGCTGACTTAAAGCTCACAGTGAAAGAAAAAAGTACTGCGAAGATGCAATTGCAGTTAGCTTATGGTGGTATGGATTCTACAGGTAAATCAAAATTTTCAGGATTAATTGAGCTTGTAGAGAGAAATTTTCTTGGTACTGGGAAGATAATAGATATAAGATTTGCTGCAGGCCCTGCTCCCGGTATGATGAATAGCACCGCGAATGTTGCTCCGTCTTTTGCTACAGATTTCACCTACACAGATCCATACTTTCTTGAGCGTGATTTAATGTGGCAATTTGGAGCTTTCTATAATACTACGCCGTATTATGCAGAAAAGGAAAATGCTCAACATACTAAGGAATGGCAACAGTCACAGTATGATATAGTAAGGAAAGGGTTATTTACGAAGTTTATTTTTCCCATTACAAAGTATTGTGATGCTGGGTTAGGGTATATTCTCAAGGGAGACGATATAAATAATAAGAAAAACGATATATCAGCTTATATAAGAGCTGAGACGTCTCCATATGTTGTATCTGCTGTCACGTCATCTCTTACTTATAGAAAAGTTTTTTATAGAGGCAAATTGCCAGATGGATATTCATTAGGTATTTTTCCAGAATTTGCTGGATTAGGTGGTAATGGGTACTATCAAAAGTATGATGTGAATACTGGCTTTTATTTACCTGTTATTGATAGAAAATTCCTCATTTATACTAAAGTAAATGGTGGGATGATTAGTGCATTTGGAGATAATAAAGTAAGTGTTGCGAACGGATTTATGCTTGGTGCACCAAAAATACGTGGTTTTCAGCCAAATGGTATATGTCCCAGAGATAAGCTGTATTCAGATTCTTTAGGAGCTAAAAAATATTTTACTGGTTCTGTAGAAGTAATATACCCTCTAAAAATGGCAAAAGAATTAGATATAGATTTGAGAGGATTTATGGATTTTGGTACTTGCTGGGATATAGATATACCGACTGATACTTGGCGAAAAATGGGATATTTTAAAAAAGATGGAAAAATACCAAGCAAATCAGAAATGAAAAAGGAAGTGGAGGAATGTAAGACAAATCCAGCTACCCAACAGTGTTACGAGGCCGAGCAGAATAGTTATTTTAGATATGATATTAATCCGTATGATGGATACTATAATTCTAAAGCAATAAGGGGGGGGATTGGTGTAGGATTAAGTATAAAATTACCGTTTTTAGGTACAATATCATTTGATTATGCTATTCCTCTCAACGCTCAAGAAGGTGACTTGCAGCAGCGTTTCTTTATATATGGTAGTGCTGCGTACTAG